The sequence GAATGTGGACTGCGGGAAACGTGAGGGATCGCGCTGGATTCCCAAGCCGTTTGAGACGTTGAATGATCAAGCCTTGATTACCCGCCATTTGGATCTGATCATCCGGGTCGGGGCACAGGTCACGCCTATCATTGATGCAATTGCCTTGCACAACCTAAAAAATAGGTTTGAAAAAATACTACAAGCATATTAGAATACCGATGGGATGTTCATATAACAATTCCACAAGAAGGGAGGTGGATATCGATGCAAAAAGTTACGATTCAAATTCGCAAATTAGAAAAAATCGAGACGACTGGTGCACGCCATGCACAAGGTGCAGGTTAATTTTATTTTTAGGCCAATGTAACCCAAGAACATCCTAATTGGTGGGGAGACTCAACTCTCCCCCCAATTGGTTCCATAAGATAAGAGATGGAGCATTATTTACATGAAACTACCACAAATAAAATACGCTCATAACCCTGTTCGGTTATCGCACAATCGTATTCGGATTGGCACAATACAATATGGGGTTGGATCTGAAATAATTGATGATGAACAAGGGACTATCTGGCGTTTGCTGCAATTAATGGATGGAACACGAACGATTGAAACCATCATTACTGAAATGCAGCTCGGTACCTCCATTGATACGGAAAGTATACGTGAGGCAATTACTGATCTCATAGAATCAGGTTTTGTTGAAGATGTTGATGCTCCGCCTCCTCTAGTATTAACATCTGCTGAATTGGAACGATACAGTCGTAGTGTTAATTATTTTAGTTGGATTGATACAACACCTCGGAGTAGCAGCTATGAAATTCAATCTCGACTAAAACAATCACATGTTACACTTCTAGGACTAGGCGGATCAGGATCATCGGTAGCAATGAGCCTCGTGGCAGCAGGGATACATTCATTACACTGTGTTGATTTTGATAAAGTTGAACTATCTAATTTGAATCGACAGTTATTATTCAACGAAAAAGATCTTGGGAATTCCAAAGTAGAAAGCGGGGTTAATCATTTAAAAGATATTAATTCGTATGTTAATATCACAGGTCAGGAGTTAAAAGTAGAATCTGCAAATGATATTATCCCTTTGATGCGAAATTGCGACTTATTTATTCTTTGCGCAGATAAACCTCAAGAAATTATTCTGCAATGGACAAATAGTGCGGCATTTGAGACGAATACCCCCTGGATGATGTGTCTTTACGCTGGCCCTATGGTGGTGATTGGCATTTTTGTACCACACCAAACGCCTTGTTATGAATGTATGAAACATGATGAGAATGATAAAAACGTACTCCGTGATGGGACGAATCCAGAGCATCTCTACAATAGGCTTGATATCAATGCTGTTATTGCACCAACTGCAAGTTTAACAGGACATTTTGGGGCGCTTGAGGCAATCTATTTTCTTACTGGATTACAACCACAAACAGTAGGGAAAATATTTCATCAAAATCTCATGATTTATGATCATATCTATTATATCACGCCTTCATTTTGGCCAGAATGTCCCGTATGCAGCAGTAAGGAAGTATTATCATAGTTTTATTAAGGTTTTAAATGACAATCCAAGAAACTGCAAATCAATATGCGATACAGCCAGATACGCGCTTAATTTTACATAATTTATCTGAACGAATGGAAGATGGTGAATATATCATCGGGCGTATAGAAACAGGTGATTTTATTGCCTTGCCTGAGGTTGGGAAGGCTGCAATCGATCTTTTTCGAAAAAATTACTCTATTCAAGACGCGCATAGTTACCTTGCCCAACGCTACGATCTAGATTTTGATCTCGAATCCTTTGTTGAGGGTTTAATTGATTTAGGATTTGTCAGGTTGATTGATGGACATCATATCCATCCACACGCAGAAGAAGCTGTAGCGTTCCCATGGTTACAATCCCGTCATGTAGAATGGATATTTAGTAAACCCATAAAAATAATGTATCTGGGTTTATTAGGTATCGTTCTATTTACCATAATACATCACCCATGGGTAATACCAAAGCAGGATGCGTTCTTTTGGTCAACAAGTGGAAGTTTGGTAATCTTCGTCAATACAATTTTATTTATAACAAATCTGATGCTTCATGAATTAGCGCATCTGATAGCGGCACGCTCCTTAGGCGTACCAGCATATATTAATCTTGGTACTCGTCTCCATGAATTAGTTGTTCAGACAAATGTAACCGGCCTATGGTCGGTGCCACGAAAAAAACGATATCGTGTCTATTTAGCAGGAATAGTCTGGGATATCATCCCTATATCAATTTCAATATTATTAATAGCCTATACAGAGATACCAGCAACACTTCAGAACATCCTTTATTCATTGATACTATTGATATTTTTTGGCATTTTTTGGCAGTTTCAGTTTTATATGCGAACTGATATATATTTTGTTATATTAGATTTATTACGCTGTTATAATTTATTTGATGATTCAGTATCATATATTCAGTATCTATATAATAACCTGAAATACAATATATTCCACCCAAATAACGATAAACCAGTATCACCACTCGAGAATATCTCCATTTATGAAAAAAGGAAAATCATTATATATTCTATTTTGATTTTTTTTGGATCTGTCATTTCTCTATTACTATTTACAATATATGGTATTCCTATATTACTAGGTTTGCTATTTAATGCCTTATTTTCTATAAAGCAGGGTATTGAAGTACGTAATTTATCAATGATTGTAGATGGTATTATTGTAATATTAATAGAAGGTCTTTTTCAAGTATTATTTATAATGACATTTATAAAAAATCGCAAGCAATGGTTCAATAAGCAATGGATGAAATTGAAATTTTTATTCAATAAATCATCATTACAATAATCGATAATATTTAGATTTAGAAAAAGATTATCTTATTTTATATCATACATCGCTATAAATGAGATAATATTTCTATCATTTTAATATTATATATGTTATTCACTATTATGTATCTTTTTACTCTCAATTTATTTTGAAAGGAATTACAAACAATGATAATCGAACAAGATTTGAAGGATCAACTTCAAACAATTGCCGACAATAATTTTTCGATCTCTAACGAAGTAAAACCGTTTGATTTAGCATTGATGATGCTAGATCATATTGGATCAACAGACAGTTATCTTCGTGATAATCTCATTTATACCAGCTTTGCAACGTGGATTCTCGATCACCATCTCTTTAGTCATGACGAATTAAACCAGCTATTATCAATTGTTCTCGATGAAAAGCATCTGTTTTATCGGATTGGTGAAACGAATACTCATTCTGTATTTACACGATCATTCTCGGTCTTACTGCTACCACTGCTATTAATTGAAAACCGCACGAGTGCGTTTTTATCGGAAGCTGCTATTCAATCCATTAAATCAAAATTATTACAATATATCCACGATGAACAGGATTTGCGTGGCTATACGGAAGCGTATGGTTGGGCACATGCCGTTGCCCACATGGCTGATGCCTTTGATGATCTAGCACAATGTTCAGCATTAGATGCCCACGATTTACAAGCAATCCTTCAAGCAATTTCCACAAAAATATGTGTCGGTACAACATATTACATCCATGAAGAAGATGAACGCATGGTAACAGCGGTTATGAGTATTATCAATCGCAATATCCTAACGGAACACGATCTCGCCGAATGGATCACTGGGTTTGATATCCAGCTCCAACAAAGCGATCAGAATCCGTTAAATTACACCTATTTTAATACGAAACAGTTCCTGCGAAGCTTATATTTTAGATTGCAACCTAAAAATGGGCAAGAAAAAACTGTTCAGGTTATCAACCAGCTATTAAATAAAATAAGCCACTTTAAGGATTAACGAGCTTAAGAGCCTGTTCGGATGAGCGGGAGCATGGGCGCAGCAACCGACGGTTTGAAAATCCCAAGAGACTTTGCCGTTGCACATCTGGGCCAAGCACGTGGCCCACGATCGGTAGTGACATTAGCGCTCGCAGACTGGAATGTGGTGATCACGAATACGCCGCGCACGCTGATGGGAACAGGCCCTCTCCTATTAATCACGCTTATGATTTAGTTTTACGCCCTGATCAATCAAATTGATCAGGGCGTTGGGCGACTCTGTTTCAGCTGTGTGTGCTCGGATCGGCACAGTTAACCAGAAATCGGAAACACTGGGCTGCTTGGCGAGCTTGCGTAGTAGCTAACATTGCAGTATCACCGGTGGCAATCACAAACGCGCCCCGCGCAAATGAGTCACTTGCACCTTGAAAGAAACTTCCAATCTCTTGGAGTGCTTCGGCTTTAACCACGCCGGGACAATGCGTTGCTTGTTCTTGGCCATCTATCCGTTCCAGTCTGCCAATCGCCTGGGGGCTGGCATAGGCAATTGCTGCCCAGCGTTGAAAACTGCGTGGAAGTTGCTCAAAGACTGTTTCACCAGCGACCTGTTTAATCCAGAGTTGATCAACATCAATTCCGCTGGCTAGTTCCATTAATTCAACAATGCTATCGCCGGCAAGCCGTGCGTGAGTTTCGACAATCCGTGGGCCGCGAGCAGTCAGAATAATTTCGGTATGTGATGGGCCATTCTGTAGATCAAGCGCCGTTAAAACCTGTTCGACGAAGCTTGTAATTTCTGCAACTGTTGCTTGAGGCAGCAGTGCTGGCAAGCAATGGCCAGTCTCAACACTGGTTTGGGGGTCTTTGAATTTTTGGGTGACGCAGATTATATGATGTTGGCCATATTCCGAAAAGGCTTCAACACTATATTCTTCGCCACTTAAATATTCTTCGACCAACATTGCATGGCCTGCTGCACCGGCATCAAACCATGCTTGGGCAGTGGCAATCTCAGCAGCAGAACGAATAATCGAAACGCCCATGCTTGCTCGACCATCACGCGGCTTTAATACCAATGGATAGCCATAGCGTTCGCCAAATGCCTTAATGTCGTCGGCAGTTTCGACCGATTGCGCTATGGTTGGATCAAGGTTAGCCTCGCGTAATACCTGACGCATCGCATCTTTCTGGCGCGTATAGTGAATTGTCGCGGAGCTATGATAGGGCAGTTTCAACGCTGCGGCAACATCGGCAGCAATATGCTGGGTCACTTCATTGAAGCCACCAAGCACATCAATTGGAGCATGGCTATGGATTAAGCGGGCCTGCTCGATCCATTGATCGATGGTTGCGTTCGCTGCCATGCCAATAATGCGATCATAATCGCCATGGTTCTTGAGTGTTTTAATATTTTTGACCGGGCACAAGAGGCTCAGGCGATGACCAAGTTGCTTGATTTTGGGATGAACCTCGCGAGCTGTGCCGATTAAGAGAAAATGGCGGCTCATGCGCTACCCTCCTTCCTACTACTAGGCGGCATACCCGCTTAATCAACGAAACCCTTGGTGCGCAGAATATCCTCGATTTTGGCGCGATGGGCTTGTTCCCATGCATCAAGGGTTTCGGTTGCATCTTTGGCGGCGCGAGCTTGAGCTTTTGCTAATACACTCTCAGCGCGATCACGAGGTACAACCACAATTCCCTCTTCGTCAGCGACGATAATATCGCCTGGGCCAACCTGAACTCCGCCACAAACTAGTGGCTGATTAAGTGGGTTGATAACCTCTTTGCCACCAGGAATTGGAATTACACCACGGGCAAACACCGGAAATTGGTTGGCTCGGGCTTCAGCCAGATCGCGAATTACCCCATCAATAATGAAGGCTTTGATGCCACGTCGTTGGGCAACCGCACAAACATTGCCACCAGCAACGGCAAAATTAGTATCAGCACCATCAACCACAATGATTGAACCTGGCTCAGCCCGATAGATTGCTGCATGCAACATAAGGTTATCGCCTGGCGTGCATTGAACAGTAAAGGCTGGGCCTGCGACGCGTGGCATACCCTGCCATAACGGATGAATCCCCAGATCCATCACTTGGCTACGGCTGAGTGCGTCGGCTAAAGTGGTTGGCGAAAGGGCTTCAAATGCTTGATAATCGATCATAATTCCTCCACAAACACATCCATTGTTGGTCTATTCGATCCTCAACCCTTGAGTATAGTATGTGGCATGAAGCTGCGTCAAGCTAGCTTGGTTGGGGATAGTGTTTTCCGAATCCACGCGATTGAAACTGCCAGCTTAATCCAGCATCATTGGTCGCGCAAATCGTTCCTTCATCGCCTATTACCCAATAATGGCTGGGCGATAATCCATGCACTCCCCAGAGGCTCATGCCGGTATCAGTGCTTTGCTGGTGCCACGTATTGCCCGCATCACGAGTAACAAGAATTGTGTCGCTCCGACCGACGGCCCAACCCGTTTGACCATCAGGCAAAAAATGGACAGCCGCTAGGTGTTTTTGGGTTGGTGTCGGCTGGCGTTGCCATGAGGCTCCAGCATCGCGGCTGTACAAAATCGTTCCGCGATCACCCACAATCCAGCTGTGGGTCGATGCTGGCAGACAATGAATGGCCGCGAAGTTTTTGTCGCTGCCACTGGCTTGGATTTGCCACGAAGCGCCGCCATCGTTGGTATGCACGATGATGCCATGATCGCCAACGGCCCAACCACGCTGCGCATCAGCAAAATCTAGCCCCCATAAAATCTGGTTAGTAGCGAATGCTGCCTGTTGCCACGAAGCGCCGCCATCGTTGGTATGCACGATGATGCCATGATCGCCAACGGCCCAACCACGCTGCGCATCAGCAAAATAGACAGCCAAAAGATCAGAGTTCCACGGATTTGGTTGAACAATCCAGCTTTGTCCAGCATCCGGCGTATGGATAATGCTGCCCTCGCGCCCAACTGCCCATGCCTTTGTTCCATCGCGCAGGCTATGAATTGCATAGAGGTTTTTATTTAGGGGGCTATTATGGACACGTAGGGTCGTTGCGCCTGCCAGTTTGCTGAACAACGACCCACCATCACCAACGATCCAACCAAGCTGACCATCGGGCACAAAATCAATCCCATACAGGTTTTTTCCGGTAGCACTGACTTGCGCAGTCCACGTAGTGCCACGATCAGGACTGGTTAGAACTGTGCCGCCATCACCGACAATCCAAGTGGTTGCAGCGTGCGAATTGTGCGTGATCCAGCGCAACGATTGGCGACTAAGCTGAGTTTGGATTTGCCAATGCTGCTCATTCATCAATTTTGACCAACATTGGCCAGATTGGGTAATAAGGTAGATTCGTTGATCAATCAATACAAGATCAGTAAAGGTCTGTTGCGGATCGCAAGCACGCTGCTGCCAGCTTTTTCCGGCATCGATTGTTTGGAGTAGCGTTCCATTACTACCGCAAATCCAAACCTCTTGCTGATTAACAATCTGAATCGCGAGCAAGGCAGCAGCGCTAGCGCTCGGTTGCTGCTGCCATGTTTCGCCTGCATCGGTGGTTGCGAGAATTATGCCACGCGCTCCTACAATCCAGCCAAACTGTCCATCGGCAGAAAACGATATTGCATAATAGTCTGTAATACCGAATATCAATTGTTGCTGCCAATCACGTCCAGCATTACGCGTCGATAGTATCGTGCCTGCAGCGCCGACAATCCAACCAACGTCTTGATTAATAAACCACATTCCATAGTAATTAGCTGTGGATAGCGAACGTTGTTGCTGCCAACTTTTTCCCGCATCGGTGGTTGCGAGAATTGTGCCATGCGAGCCAATTACCCAACCGAGCATCCCTGTCGGATCACTCCAGACGGCCCAAAGTGGCTGGGCTACATCACTGGCTTGGGTTCGCCAACTGCGGCCACGATCAGTTGTATAGATAATCGTACCAGCGTGGCCGACCGCCCAGCCGGTTTGACCATGCTGATCAAAGGCCACTGCCATGAGCTGCTGA is a genomic window of Chloroflexota bacterium containing:
- a CDS encoding ThiF family adenylyltransferase; the protein is MKLPQIKYAHNPVRLSHNRIRIGTIQYGVGSEIIDDEQGTIWRLLQLMDGTRTIETIITEMQLGTSIDTESIREAITDLIESGFVEDVDAPPPLVLTSAELERYSRSVNYFSWIDTTPRSSSYEIQSRLKQSHVTLLGLGGSGSSVAMSLVAAGIHSLHCVDFDKVELSNLNRQLLFNEKDLGNSKVESGVNHLKDINSYVNITGQELKVESANDIIPLMRNCDLFILCADKPQEIILQWTNSAAFETNTPWMMCLYAGPMVVIGIFVPHQTPCYECMKHDENDKNVLRDGTNPEHLYNRLDINAVIAPTASLTGHFGALEAIYFLTGLQPQTVGKIFHQNLMIYDHIYYITPSFWPECPVCSSKEVLS
- a CDS encoding DUF2785 domain-containing protein, whose amino-acid sequence is MIIEQDLKDQLQTIADNNFSISNEVKPFDLALMMLDHIGSTDSYLRDNLIYTSFATWILDHHLFSHDELNQLLSIVLDEKHLFYRIGETNTHSVFTRSFSVLLLPLLLIENRTSAFLSEAAIQSIKSKLLQYIHDEQDLRGYTEAYGWAHAVAHMADAFDDLAQCSALDAHDLQAILQAISTKICVGTTYYIHEEDERMVTAVMSIINRNILTEHDLAEWITGFDIQLQQSDQNPLNYTYFNTKQFLRSLYFRLQPKNGQEKTVQVINQLLNKISHFKD
- a CDS encoding ATP-grasp domain-containing protein, which gives rise to MSRHFLLIGTAREVHPKIKQLGHRLSLLCPVKNIKTLKNHGDYDRIIGMAANATIDQWIEQARLIHSHAPIDVLGGFNEVTQHIAADVAAALKLPYHSSATIHYTRQKDAMRQVLREANLDPTIAQSVETADDIKAFGERYGYPLVLKPRDGRASMGVSIIRSAAEIATAQAWFDAGAAGHAMLVEEYLSGEEYSVEAFSEYGQHHIICVTQKFKDPQTSVETGHCLPALLPQATVAEITSFVEQVLTALDLQNGPSHTEIILTARGPRIVETHARLAGDSIVELMELASGIDVDQLWIKQVAGETVFEQLPRSFQRWAAIAYASPQAIGRLERIDGQEQATHCPGVVKAEALQEIGSFFQGASDSFARGAFVIATGDTAMLATTQARQAAQCFRFLVNCADPSTHS
- a CDS encoding RraA family protein, with product MIDYQAFEALSPTTLADALSRSQVMDLGIHPLWQGMPRVAGPAFTVQCTPGDNLMLHAAIYRAEPGSIIVVDGADTNFAVAGGNVCAVAQRRGIKAFIIDGVIRDLAEARANQFPVFARGVIPIPGGKEVINPLNQPLVCGGVQVGPGDIIVADEEGIVVVPRDRAESVLAKAQARAAKDATETLDAWEQAHRAKIEDILRTKGFVD